The nucleotide window TTTCGCATTCAAATAAAAAGAATGAGTAACAGTGCGGAGCCATACTTCGCTCACAACTGAACTCATTCCCTTGTCCGGTTTTTAGGTTTTGAGAAAAAGAGAGTTGGATTTTCTCTATATAATCACTGTAAATGACGAGGAGCCCGAAAAGATACCCCAAAACAAGACTATATCACCGTTTATAGACTGGCTCGAAAAGCAACAACCTTTACGAAAATGGTTCTATGGTCGAACAAAAACACTCTTCCACATGATCATTTACCATTCCCACAGCCTGCATAAAAGCATAGCAGATGGTTGAACCTACGAATTTAAAACCACGTTTTTTCAAATCTTTACTTAAAAGATCACTTATTTCAGTCGAGGCTGGTACGTCTGAAAGGGACTGAAAGTGATTGTTTTTCGGCTTACCATCTACAAAGGACCATATATAACTTGAAAAAGAACCAAATTCTTCTTTCACTTTTATGTAACATTGGGCATTGCTTACTGCTGACCTTATTTTTAATCTATTTCTAACAATTCCCTCATTCTGGAGAAGTTGTTGAATTTTGTCCTCATCGTATTGAGCTATAACTTCCGGTTGAAAATGATCAAAGGCCTCTCGGTAATTTTCTCGTTTTTTTAATATTGTGTACCAGCTCAACCCTGCTTGGGCTCCCTCTAAAATAAGATACTCAAACAATAAACCATCATCATAAATGGGTACGCCCCATTCATGGTCGTGATAGTCCTTATATAAAGGATCATCATTTACCCAATCACATCGTTTGATCACCATGCATCTTCACTTCTCCTCACTATGCAAATTATTAAATATTTATTTCTTTATTTTATCGAACCTACTCCATAAAAGAAACGCAGAAGGCGCATGAATTCAAGAAAAAAATCCATATAAAATTCTTTACTTTCTTACTAATTGACTGTTTTCGCAGTGATTGCGGCTTTTCGAATTAGTCCTTATTTCGTGATGAAGATTGACTTCACGCATCTTTTCGCCTTATTTTAAACTCGAAATGAGGAAAGGAAAGTGTGTTTCAATCTGTTTTTACGTGCTAGAGCAACAATGTTTGCGAAAAGAGCCTACTAACTTAAATAGGAGCTTCTCATAAAGAGTAAGCTCCTTCTTTTTATTTTTCTATCCAGGAAAACATATACTGCTCATCCTCTATCTCCTTCGCATCTTCTACGATTTTCAAAGGCTTAAACGTATCAATCATCACAGCAAGCTCTAATGTTTCTTTCTTGCCGATGCTCGCTTCAGTTGTGCCAGGATGAGGACCATGCGGAATGCCAAGTGGATGCAAGGTAATAGATTCCTTTTCAATCCCCTTTCGACTCATAAAATTGCCTTCAACATAGTAAAGGAGCTCATCCGAATTCACGTTGCTATGGTAGTATGGAGCCGGAATTGATTCAGGATGATAATCATAAAGACGGGGAACAAAAGAACAAATTACAAAATTATTTCCCTCAAAGGTCTGATGTACTGGTGGGGGTTGGTGAACCCGGCCTGTAATTGGTTCGAAGTCTTCTATATTAAACACCCATGGATATAAATACCCATCCCAACCTATGACATCGAGCGGATGATGATTTAAAATATGTGAATGAAGTTGCCCACGTGATTTAGTTAGCACTTCAAATTCTCCTGTTTCGTCAAAAGTCAATAATTCTTCTGGTCCGCGTAAATCACGCTCACAAAACGGACTATGTTCCAAAAGCTGACCGTATTCATTACGATAACGGCGGGGAGTGGTAATTTGGCTAAATGATTCTACAAATAAAAACTTAGTTTCTTCTTGAGGTAGAACACGATAAATCGTCCCGATTGGAATAATAACATAGTCTCCTTTTCGGTATGTAAGACTACCAAACATCGTTTCTAATTTTCCACTACCGTAATGAACAAATAACATTTCGTCGCCATCTCCATTACGATAATAGCTTTTCATATCTTCTTTGACTCGTGCTGTACCTATAAGTAAATCATCATTTCCTAATAAATACGTTCTGCCTTGAAGAGCATCTTTTGACACAGACTGTTTACTCGTCAGAAAGTGACGGTGTTTCAATGCTTGTCCTTGCTCATATTGAGGCAAATAGCAGCCAACAAGCTCTGACTTTACTACTTCGGTCGGCATATGGTGATGATACAGAATCGACTGTGAGCCTGAAAAACCTCTCGTGCCCATGACCTGTTCACGATATAACGTTCCATCTTTTTTGGTAAATTGGGTATGACGTTTATGTGGGATGCTTCCCATTTGTCGATAATACATTCGGTTAACACTCCTTAGAAAACCTTATTTTTCAATACACCTAACCCTGTTACTCTTAGCTCTACCTCATCACCTGATTGTAGCCATCTATGGACGTCTGTTCCGAGTTCTAAAATACAACCAGATCCCACCGTTCCGGATCCAATTAGTTCTCCAGGATATAATGTGATATCTGTAGAGGCTCGTTCAATCATTTCACTAAATGAATAATAGATATCTGCTAAATTCCCTTTTGATAGCAGCTGTCCATTTACACTTGCAATCATTTCTAAATGATAGCCACTGTCTGTTTTATACTTTTCGAGCTCATCTGGCGTAATAATATAAGGACCAATCGAGGTAGCAAAATCCTTTCCTTTCGCAGGTCCTAACCCCACTTTCATTTCCTGCCGCTGAAGATCACGAGCACTCCAGTCATTCAAAATGCAATACCCAAATATATATTTATCTGCGCTTTCTTTTGAAATATTTCGACCTTCTGCGCCAATAACACAAGCCACCTCAAGTTCATAATCAAGCCACTTGCATTCCTTAGGCGCGATGATTTTTTGCTGTGGACCACGAATAGATAAATGATTGGAAAAATAAAAAACAGGAATCTCATACCACTCATCAACAACAGATAATCCTCGCTTTTCACGTGCTGTTTTCACATGCTCTTCAAAGGCGTAAAAATCTCTAAAACTTACCGGTCTAGGTAAAGGAGCAAGTAGCGTCACTTCCCGATGTGTGTGTGATGGGGGAGTATTTAAAAATAGGTCTTTCACTTTTTTTTCATATTTTCCAAAATGTTGAATAAGCGACAATAAATCTTTCGGCAATTCCCCTCCAGAAGCCCGATGCATATCAACTACTCCATTCGGAAGTAGCCAACCTGCTCTTTCAAGCCCTTGTGGGTTGATAAAGGTAACCCACTTCATCCCCTCACCTCTTTCGTACTAGCTCAAATGTATCGGCCAATGGATTGGTAAAAACTTGACCCGCTAACCTGCCGATTGGTTTTAATAACTCAGTATCGATTCTTCCTTGATGAAAAAGTTCATCTAAAACGTGTACATGTTGAACTTTTCCGATGACTAAACTTCCTGCACCAGGAGTGTCACCAAAATGAAGGACTTCATGTAAAATGCACTCTAGTTGCACCTTACTCTCCTGAACTCGAAACGGTTTAACCGTTTTTGATGGTAGCTTCGTTAATCCAACCATTTCAAATTCATCCACATTCTGAGCAAATTCCTTGGCTGTATCATTCATTTTCTCTGTAAACTCTTCACTTACGATATTAATCACAAATTCCTTCAACTTCTCAATATTACGAAGCGTATCTTTTTTCTCACCGTCGTTTCCTCTTCTCATAGGAGAAAAACAAATAAGCATCGGATCTGCACATATTGCGGTAAAAAAACTGTAGGGAGCTAGATTGGCTACTCCGTCTGTGTCTATTGTTGATACAAACGCGATCGGCCTCGGTACAATTGAACCAATTAACAGTTTATAAGCATCTTGCCACGCTAAGTTATCTGGTGTAATCTCCATCCTTTTCCTCCCTCATCAACTCAATGTTTCTGAAAAACTGTTTTCGCAAAGTTTGTTGCTTTTAGAACCAATCTATAACGATGAAATATCTTTGATTCGGGACATCTCTTCGTTTATTTTTGATGTGAATCATCAGCAAAACGGAGAATTCTATCAATAATAGACAAGATAGCAACAATAGATACGAACAGACCCTCCAGAAAATACCTCTTTTTTTTACAAACTTTCTCCAGCATCTTCGTCCATTAGAATCTCAGATAAGACTTTTATGAATGCTTCATTGTCTTCGATAGACCCTATGGTGACACGTATAGTGTCATCATAACCAAGTAAAGTGCCCGCCCGGACGATTATGCCCCTTTTTAACAATTCATCTGAAATGCCGTCTCCTCTTTGTGCAAACTTGACCATCATAAAATTAGACTGAGACGGAAAAAAGTCAACATGAAGTTTTTTTAATTCTTTTTCTAAAAAAAGACGTCCTTCCTCATTTTTTCTTGAGCATGATTCAATGAAATCCTGGTCTTTCAAGGCTTCCACTGCAGCAAACTGGGCTAGCTGATTGACATTAAATACATCTTTTACTTTTTGAAGTTCTCTAACAACTTTCTTGTCCATCACACCATAGCCTATACGCAAACTGGCTAATCCATATATTTTAGAAAAAGTACGAAGTATCACAAGATTAGAAAAGTCCTGAACCAGAGGAATCGTTTCTAAATAATCTTCAGTGGTTACATATTCAAAATAAGCTTCGTCAATAATCACTAAGACATGGTTTGGCACTGCTTTAATAAAGGTTAACAATTCCTTTTTGCCAACGACGGTGCCGGTAGGATTATTCGGATTACACACAAAAATCATTTTCGTTTTATTCGTGATACTGGCAAGCATTCTAGTCAAATCATGGGTGCCTTCTTTTAATG belongs to Bacillus sp. 2205SS5-2 and includes:
- a CDS encoding DNA-3-methyladenine glycosylase I: MKRCDWVNDDPLYKDYHDHEWGVPIYDDGLLFEYLILEGAQAGLSWYTILKKRENYREAFDHFQPEVIAQYDEDKIQQLLQNEGIVRNRLKIRSAVSNAQCYIKVKEEFGSFSSYIWSFVDGKPKNNHFQSLSDVPASTEISDLLSKDLKKRGFKFVGSTICYAFMQAVGMVNDHVEECFCSTIEPFS
- a CDS encoding homogentisate 1,2-dioxygenase; the protein is MYYRQMGSIPHKRHTQFTKKDGTLYREQVMGTRGFSGSQSILYHHHMPTEVVKSELVGCYLPQYEQGQALKHRHFLTSKQSVSKDALQGRTYLLGNDDLLIGTARVKEDMKSYYRNGDGDEMLFVHYGSGKLETMFGSLTYRKGDYVIIPIGTIYRVLPQEETKFLFVESFSQITTPRRYRNEYGQLLEHSPFCERDLRGPEELLTFDETGEFEVLTKSRGQLHSHILNHHPLDVIGWDGYLYPWVFNIEDFEPITGRVHQPPPVHQTFEGNNFVICSFVPRLYDYHPESIPAPYYHSNVNSDELLYYVEGNFMSRKGIEKESITLHPLGIPHGPHPGTTEASIGKKETLELAVMIDTFKPLKIVEDAKEIEDEQYMFSWIEK
- a CDS encoding fumarylacetoacetate hydrolase family protein; translated protein: MKWVTFINPQGLERAGWLLPNGVVDMHRASGGELPKDLLSLIQHFGKYEKKVKDLFLNTPPSHTHREVTLLAPLPRPVSFRDFYAFEEHVKTAREKRGLSVVDEWYEIPVFYFSNHLSIRGPQQKIIAPKECKWLDYELEVACVIGAEGRNISKESADKYIFGYCILNDWSARDLQRQEMKVGLGPAKGKDFATSIGPYIITPDELEKYKTDSGYHLEMIASVNGQLLSKGNLADIYYSFSEMIERASTDITLYPGELIGSGTVGSGCILELGTDVHRWLQSGDEVELRVTGLGVLKNKVF
- a CDS encoding flavin reductase family protein, whose amino-acid sequence is MEITPDNLAWQDAYKLLIGSIVPRPIAFVSTIDTDGVANLAPYSFFTAICADPMLICFSPMRRGNDGEKKDTLRNIEKLKEFVINIVSEEFTEKMNDTAKEFAQNVDEFEMVGLTKLPSKTVKPFRVQESKVQLECILHEVLHFGDTPGAGSLVIGKVQHVHVLDELFHQGRIDTELLKPIGRLAGQVFTNPLADTFELVRKR
- the hisC gene encoding histidinol-phosphate transaminase → MIKTRSRVESLSPYVLGKSIDEVKQELNLSEIRKMSENENVYGCSPFVKEKLPAYFGEMHYYPDGMARDLAIKVSEQLGVHVENLVFGNGSDEVIRLLTRAYISAGDEAVMADVTFPRYKTNVFLEEGVSITVPLKEGTHDLTRMLASITNKTKMIFVCNPNNPTGTVVGKKELLTFIKAVPNHVLVIIDEAYFEYVTTEDYLETIPLVQDFSNLVILRTFSKIYGLASLRIGYGVMDKKVVRELQKVKDVFNVNQLAQFAAVEALKDQDFIESCSRKNEEGRLFLEKELKKLHVDFFPSQSNFMMVKFAQRGDGISDELLKRGIIVRAGTLLGYDDTIRVTIGSIEDNEAFIKVLSEILMDEDAGESL